A single Oncorhynchus tshawytscha isolate Ot180627B linkage group LG01, Otsh_v2.0, whole genome shotgun sequence DNA region contains:
- the LOC112260037 gene encoding homeobox protein SIX3-like: MVFRSPLELYPSHFFLPNFTERPVLLASSTPTRSPEDLSMFALPTLNFSPEQVASVCETLEETGDIERLGRFLWSLPVAPGACEQINKHESILRARAVVAFHTGNFRDLYHILENHKFTKDSHGKLQAMWLEAHYQEAEKLRGRPLGPVDKYRVRKKFPLPRTIWDGEQKTHCFKERTRGLLREWYLQDPYPNPSKKRELAQATGLTPTQVGNWFKNRRQRDRAAAAKNRLQHQGIRQNGMRSLSESGCTPRSSAESPSTAASPTTSISSMTERVDTGTSILSVTSSDSECDV; encoded by the exons ATGGTTTTCAGATCCCCTTTAGAGCTTTATCCCTCCCATTTCTTCCTGCCAAACTTCACTGAGCGCCCTGTGCTCTTGGCGAGCAGCACTCCCACCAGGTCTCCAGAAGACTTGTCAATGTTTGCGCTACCGACCCTCAACTTCTCTCCGGAGCAAGTGGCTAGCGTCTGTGAGACGCTAGAGGAAACCGGAGACATTGAACGGCTCGGACGATTCCTATGGTCCCTGCCGGTGGCACCGGGAGCATGCGAGCAGATCAACAAGCATGAGTCCATCCTGCGAGCTCGCGCAGTGGTTGCTTTCCACACGGGGAATTTTCGAGACCTTTATCACATCTTGGAGAACCACAAGTTTACCAAAGACTCCCATGGCAAACTGCAGGCCATGTGGCTGGAGGCACACTATCAGGAGGCCGAGAAGCTGCGCGGTCGCCCCTTAGGACCGGTTGACAAGTACAGGGTACGTAAGAAGTTCCCCCTGCCCAGGACCATCTGGGACGGCGAGCAGAAGACGCACTGTTTCAAAGAGAGGACGCGCGGTCTGTTAAGGGAGTGGTACCTTCAGGACCCATATCCAAACCCCAGCAAGAAAAGGGAACTGGCACAAGCCACTGGACTCACTCCTACACAGGTTGGAAATTGGTTTAAAAACCGGAGGCAACGAGACAGAGCCGCGGCAGCAAAAAACAG GCTTCAGCACCAGGGAATTAGACAGAACGGTATGCGGTCCCTTTCAGAATCCGGGTGTACTCCACGCAGCTCGGCCGAATCGCCGTCGACCGCGGCCAGTCCTACTACCAGCATCTCCAGTATGACAGAGCGAGTTGACACTGGAACGTCCATTCTTTCAGTAACATCCAGTGACTCCGAGTGCGACGTAtga